A part of Homoserinibacter sp. YIM 151385 genomic DNA contains:
- the murJ gene encoding murein biosynthesis integral membrane protein MurJ, with amino-acid sequence MAEAGRSGGLGRASVLLASGTLVSRVLGFVNAAVLAAVIGLNGQASTAFAVANQLPNNIYAIIAGGLLSAVLVPQIVRAALHDDGGQRFINRLVTLGIVVFAGVTVLATLAAPLLVRVYASSGGQLQGDALDLAIAFASWCLPQIFFYAVYSLLGEVLNARGVFGPFTWAPVLNNLVMIGSVLAFALALGGDVPLRDPASWTADRVAWLAGGATLGVAAQALILVVFWRRTGLGFRLDFRWRGVGLGAAGRAAGWTFGMILVTQLAGIVQSQVATSADAVDASSRALMVAWLVFMLPHSIIAVSIATPYFTRMSHHARDGELDRVRADLADSLRTVGMLIFGTGVALVAASVPFAALFGRTGAEITSTALVLVAFLVGLVPFSTLFLLQRTFYALGDTRTPFFIQLVQAGVFVSGALLVLLLPSPLIAIGLAIVTTVAGTVQAIVALLVLRRRLGGLDSARWISGFGRFALATIPAGLAGLLVLWPLGGLGLTGGAGEPGVFATAHPVSSALSVGLVGAASLAVYLGVIALMRVPELRVMAGPILRRLPGRG; translated from the coding sequence GTGGCTGAGGCGGGCCGCAGCGGCGGACTCGGCCGCGCCAGCGTCCTCCTCGCCTCCGGCACGCTCGTCTCGCGGGTGCTCGGCTTCGTCAACGCGGCCGTGCTCGCGGCGGTCATCGGCCTCAACGGCCAGGCCTCGACGGCCTTCGCGGTCGCGAACCAGCTGCCGAACAACATCTACGCGATCATCGCGGGCGGCCTGCTGAGCGCCGTCCTCGTGCCGCAGATCGTGCGGGCTGCGCTCCACGACGACGGCGGCCAGCGCTTCATCAACCGCCTGGTGACCCTCGGCATCGTCGTCTTCGCGGGCGTCACCGTGCTCGCCACGCTCGCGGCGCCGCTCCTCGTCCGCGTCTACGCCAGCTCCGGCGGCCAGCTGCAGGGCGACGCGCTCGACCTCGCGATCGCCTTCGCCTCCTGGTGCCTGCCGCAGATCTTCTTCTACGCCGTCTACAGCCTCCTCGGCGAGGTCCTCAACGCGCGCGGCGTCTTCGGCCCCTTCACCTGGGCGCCCGTCCTCAACAACCTCGTCATGATCGGCTCGGTGCTCGCGTTCGCGCTCGCGCTCGGCGGCGACGTCCCGCTCCGCGACCCCGCGTCCTGGACGGCGGATCGCGTGGCCTGGCTCGCGGGCGGGGCGACGCTCGGCGTCGCGGCGCAGGCGCTCATCCTCGTCGTCTTCTGGCGGCGCACGGGCCTGGGCTTCCGCCTCGACTTCCGCTGGCGCGGCGTCGGCCTCGGCGCTGCGGGCCGCGCGGCCGGCTGGACCTTCGGCATGATCCTCGTGACGCAGCTGGCGGGCATCGTGCAGAGCCAGGTCGCGACCTCGGCGGATGCCGTGGACGCCTCCTCGCGCGCGCTCATGGTCGCCTGGCTCGTCTTCATGCTCCCCCACTCGATCATCGCCGTCTCGATCGCGACGCCGTACTTCACGCGCATGAGCCATCACGCCCGCGACGGGGAGCTGGATCGGGTCCGGGCGGACCTCGCCGACTCGCTGCGGACGGTCGGGATGCTGATCTTCGGCACGGGCGTCGCGCTCGTCGCAGCCTCCGTCCCCTTCGCGGCCCTCTTCGGCCGCACGGGCGCCGAGATCACGAGCACCGCGCTCGTGCTCGTCGCCTTCCTCGTCGGCCTGGTGCCGTTCAGCACGCTGTTCCTGCTGCAGCGCACGTTCTACGCGCTCGGCGACACCCGGACGCCGTTCTTCATCCAGCTCGTGCAGGCGGGGGTCTTCGTCTCGGGCGCGCTCCTCGTGCTGCTGCTCCCCAGCCCGCTCATCGCGATCGGCCTCGCGATCGTGACGACCGTCGCGGGCACGGTCCAGGCGATCGTCGCCCTGCTGGTGCTGCGGCGGCGCCTCGGCGGCCTCGACAGCGCCCGCTGGATCTCGGGCTTCGGGCGCTTCGCGCTGGCGACCATCCCCGCGGGGCTCGCCGGCCTCCTCGTCCTCTGGCCGCTCGGCGGCCTCGGACTCACCGGCGGCGCGGGGGAGCCGGGCGTCTTCGCGACCGCCCACCCCGTGAGCTCGGCGCTCTCCGTGGGCCTCGTCGGGGCCGCATCCCTCGCCGTGTACCTCGGCGTCATCGCGCTCATGCGGGTGCCCGAGCTGCGGGTCATGGCCGGCCCGATCCTGCGCCGACTGCCCGGTCGGGGCTAG
- a CDS encoding DUF6049 family protein, translating into MTLLRAGAALGLAALPIAALPTAASAAAPAPSPAPSTNSTTAPSAGGVLRTPSPAEARRTAGDGLQVAMVAPLVLPPTAGGLVSAEDLEVFTGPDGMLTRQLDALADRPVTIGIDPRIIASIRVLGGSAPATATAWLDRLDRVSNETFLLAYADADVVATAQAGGRAALDPVDFGFAIQADRFSEPVEEPEAPEAPTPDPDATADPDATAAPPAAEDEEPAQPAPGGLPPRPVDVEDVVGWDADIEGLAWPADDTVVQADLPMLQEAGVEHLLLGSRNVRGDAPRLQLDDGLDALVVDSALSDRLRVAAEAASLEEGADARRVLRRAVSAAVRAGEGELVLALDRAWPIQDDPQIGEAVDAVASVDGVQTTGLGALLEGDAEAGEIRDRAEDEERVTRVGRLLRAESADQRYAVIAEDPLILTGERRLDLLAALSTTWLRNATDWEVATDEFLQQSRELRASVQVVDSSDLLALGAEARLPVTVSNALDVPVRVYATADPQRPVLSIPASAQPVEIVVQPQSTATGYIPAQAISNGQVEVRIALATAGERPVGAASRVRVDLQAGWETAGVAIMGALVVVVFGAGIARNIVKRRRARSAGEAAGDAGAEPAADRG; encoded by the coding sequence ATGACCCTGCTGCGCGCAGGGGCGGCCCTCGGCCTCGCCGCCCTGCCGATCGCGGCGCTGCCGACGGCCGCGAGCGCCGCGGCCCCCGCCCCGTCGCCGGCGCCGAGCACGAACTCGACGACCGCGCCCTCCGCGGGCGGCGTGCTCCGCACCCCGAGCCCCGCCGAGGCGCGGCGCACGGCGGGCGACGGCCTCCAGGTGGCGATGGTCGCGCCGCTCGTGCTCCCGCCGACCGCCGGCGGACTCGTGAGCGCGGAGGATCTCGAGGTCTTCACGGGGCCCGACGGGATGCTCACCCGGCAGCTCGACGCCCTCGCCGACCGCCCCGTGACGATCGGCATCGACCCGCGGATCATCGCCTCCATCCGCGTGCTCGGCGGCTCGGCCCCCGCCACGGCGACCGCCTGGCTCGACCGCCTCGACCGCGTCTCGAACGAGACCTTCCTCCTCGCCTACGCGGATGCGGATGTCGTCGCGACCGCGCAGGCGGGCGGCCGCGCGGCGCTCGACCCGGTCGACTTCGGCTTCGCGATCCAGGCCGACCGCTTCTCCGAGCCGGTCGAGGAGCCGGAGGCGCCCGAGGCGCCGACGCCCGACCCCGACGCGACCGCCGACCCCGACGCGACGGCGGCCCCGCCGGCCGCCGAGGACGAGGAGCCCGCGCAGCCCGCGCCGGGCGGGCTCCCCCCGCGCCCGGTCGACGTCGAGGATGTCGTCGGCTGGGACGCCGACATCGAGGGTCTCGCCTGGCCGGCGGACGACACGGTCGTCCAGGCCGACCTCCCGATGCTCCAGGAGGCGGGCGTCGAGCATCTCCTCCTCGGCTCGCGGAACGTGCGCGGCGACGCGCCCCGGCTGCAGCTCGACGACGGTCTCGACGCGCTCGTCGTCGACAGCGCGCTGAGCGACCGCCTCCGGGTCGCCGCCGAGGCCGCCTCGCTCGAGGAGGGTGCGGATGCGCGCCGGGTGCTCCGCCGTGCGGTCTCGGCCGCCGTGCGCGCCGGCGAGGGCGAGCTCGTCCTCGCGCTCGACCGCGCCTGGCCCATCCAGGACGACCCGCAGATCGGCGAGGCCGTCGACGCGGTCGCCTCCGTCGACGGCGTCCAGACGACCGGGCTCGGCGCGCTGCTCGAGGGCGATGCCGAGGCGGGCGAGATCCGCGATCGCGCCGAGGACGAGGAGCGGGTCACGCGCGTCGGGCGCCTGCTCCGCGCCGAGAGCGCCGATCAGCGCTACGCGGTGATCGCGGAGGACCCGCTCATCCTCACGGGCGAGCGACGGCTCGACCTCCTGGCCGCCCTCTCGACGACGTGGCTGCGCAACGCGACCGACTGGGAGGTCGCGACGGACGAGTTCCTCCAGCAGTCGCGCGAGCTGCGCGCCTCCGTCCAGGTCGTCGACAGCAGCGACCTCCTCGCCCTCGGCGCCGAGGCGCGGCTGCCGGTGACGGTGAGCAACGCCCTCGACGTCCCGGTGCGCGTCTACGCGACCGCCGACCCGCAGCGGCCGGTACTGTCGATCCCGGCGTCGGCCCAGCCGGTCGAGATCGTCGTGCAGCCCCAGTCGACCGCCACGGGCTACATCCCGGCGCAGGCGATCTCGAACGGGCAGGTCGAGGTCCGCATCGCGCTCGCGACCGCGGGGGAGCGGCCCGTCGGCGCCGCGAGCCGCGTCCGCGTCGACCTCCAGGCCGGGTGGGAGACGGCGGGCGTCGCGATCATGGGCGCGCTCGTCGTCGTCGTGTTCGGCGCCGGCATCGCGCGGAACATCGTGAAGCGCCGTCGCGCCCGCAGCGCCGGCGAGGCCGCCGGGGATGCGGGCGCCGAGCCCGCCGCGGACCGTGGCTGA
- a CDS encoding CCA tRNA nucleotidyltransferase, whose product MESVATALQRLQQLAASPAIAALATRFAEAGHELSLVGGPVRDAFLGRPVSDLDLTTDARPARILELVAPMAEAHWDIGREFGTIGARVQGQTVEITTYRSDEYDPSSRKPEVAFGDSLEADLTRRDFAVNAMALRLDAEPGGAPRLVDPAGGLDDLLVRRLRTPGAPEVSFGDDPLRMLRGARFASRLGFEIDPEALEAMADMAGRLEIISAERVGDELSKLLLAPDPVPGIRILVETGLAAVVLPEVPALRLEIDEHAHHKDVYEHSLTVLRQAIDLERERGHEPDLVLRLAALLHDIGKPATRHIEPGGAVTFHHHDAVGAKLAAKRLRALRFPTETVKSVAELVRLHLRFFGYTDSAWTDSAVRRYVRDAGPLLERLHILVRADVTTRNRRKAERLAHAYDDIERRIAELQEAEELAAIRPDLDGEAIMRILGIGPGREVGEAYRHLLELRLDEGPLAAEEAERRLLAWWSERSR is encoded by the coding sequence ATGGAGAGCGTCGCCACCGCCCTGCAGCGGCTCCAGCAGCTGGCCGCATCCCCCGCCATCGCCGCCCTCGCGACCCGCTTCGCGGAGGCCGGCCACGAGCTCTCCCTCGTCGGCGGCCCCGTGCGGGACGCCTTCCTCGGCCGTCCCGTCTCGGATCTGGACCTCACGACCGACGCGCGCCCCGCCCGCATCCTCGAGCTGGTCGCCCCCATGGCCGAGGCGCACTGGGACATCGGGCGCGAGTTCGGCACGATCGGCGCGCGCGTGCAGGGGCAGACGGTCGAGATCACCACCTACCGCAGCGACGAGTACGACCCGTCGAGCCGCAAGCCGGAGGTGGCCTTCGGCGACAGCCTCGAGGCCGACCTCACGCGTCGCGACTTCGCCGTCAACGCCATGGCGCTGCGGCTCGACGCGGAGCCCGGCGGCGCGCCCCGGCTGGTCGACCCCGCCGGCGGTCTCGACGACCTCCTCGTCCGACGGCTCCGCACCCCCGGCGCCCCGGAGGTCTCCTTCGGCGACGACCCGCTGCGGATGCTGCGCGGCGCCCGCTTCGCGAGCCGGCTCGGCTTCGAGATCGACCCGGAGGCGCTGGAGGCCATGGCCGACATGGCCGGGCGGCTCGAGATCATCTCGGCGGAGCGCGTGGGCGACGAGCTCTCGAAGCTGCTCCTCGCCCCGGACCCGGTGCCCGGCATCCGCATCCTCGTCGAGACGGGGCTCGCGGCCGTCGTGCTCCCCGAGGTCCCGGCACTGCGGCTCGAGATCGACGAGCACGCGCACCACAAAGACGTCTACGAGCACAGCCTCACGGTGCTGCGGCAGGCGATCGACCTCGAGCGCGAGCGCGGCCACGAGCCCGACCTGGTGCTCCGCCTCGCGGCGCTGCTGCACGACATCGGCAAGCCGGCGACGCGGCACATCGAGCCGGGCGGCGCGGTCACCTTCCACCACCACGACGCGGTCGGCGCGAAGCTCGCGGCGAAGCGGCTGCGCGCCCTGCGCTTCCCGACCGAGACGGTGAAGTCGGTCGCGGAGCTCGTGCGCCTCCATCTCCGCTTCTTCGGCTACACCGATTCCGCGTGGACGGACTCCGCCGTGCGCCGCTACGTGCGAGACGCGGGCCCCCTCCTCGAGCGGCTCCACATCCTCGTCCGCGCCGACGTGACGACGCGCAATCGCCGGAAGGCGGAGCGGCTCGCCCACGCCTACGACGACATCGAGCGCCGCATCGCGGAGCTCCAGGAGGCCGAGGAGCTCGCCGCGATCCGTCCGGACCTCGACGGGGAGGCGATCATGCGCATCCTCGGGATCGGGCCCGGCCGGGAGGTCGGCGAGGCCTACCGCCACCTCCTCGAGCTGCGCCTCGACGAGGGGCCCCTCGCCGCGGAGGAGGCGGAGCGCCGGCTCCTGGCCTGGTGGTCCGAGCGCTCGCGTTGA
- a CDS encoding single-stranded DNA-binding protein: MAGDTIITVVGNLTADPELRYTQSGLAVANFTIASTPRTFDRQANEWKDGEALFLRASCWREFAEHVAGSLTKGSRVIAQGRLKQRSYDDRDGNKRISIELEVDEIGPSLRYATAQVTRASGGGGNGGGGRSQGAVADEPWAPSGGQSNSAGGDVWNTPGNYNDETPF, translated from the coding sequence ATGGCCGGGGACACGATCATCACGGTGGTCGGCAACCTCACCGCCGACCCGGAGCTGCGCTACACGCAGAGCGGACTCGCCGTCGCGAACTTCACGATCGCGTCGACGCCCCGCACCTTCGACCGCCAGGCGAACGAGTGGAAGGACGGCGAGGCGCTGTTCCTCCGCGCGTCCTGCTGGCGCGAGTTCGCCGAGCACGTCGCGGGCAGCCTGACGAAGGGCTCGCGCGTCATCGCGCAGGGCCGTCTGAAGCAGCGCTCCTACGACGACCGCGACGGCAACAAGCGCATCTCGATCGAGCTCGAGGTCGACGAGATCGGCCCCAGCCTCCGCTACGCGACCGCGCAGGTCACCCGCGCGTCCGGTGGCGGCGGCAACGGCGGCGGGGGGCGCTCGCAGGGCGCCGTCGCCGATGAGCCGTGGGCGCCGTCCGGCGGCCAGTCCAACTCCGCCGGGGGCGACGTGTGGAACACGCCCGGCAACTACAACGACGAGACCCCGTTCTAG
- the rpsR gene encoding 30S ribosomal protein S18 has protein sequence MAGKSSGDRRKPRGPKGGKNAAPAKSVKVGVIDYKDVATLRKFISERGKIRARRITGVSVQEQRLIARAVKNAREMALLPYAGSGR, from the coding sequence ATGGCTGGAAAGAGCAGCGGCGACCGCCGCAAGCCCCGCGGGCCGAAGGGCGGCAAGAACGCCGCTCCCGCGAAGTCCGTCAAGGTGGGTGTCATCGACTACAAGGACGTCGCCACCCTCCGCAAGTTCATCTCCGAGCGCGGCAAGATCCGCGCCCGCCGCATCACCGGTGTCTCCGTGCAGGAGCAGCGCCTCATCGCCCGCGCCGTCAAGAACGCGCGCGAGATGGCGCTCCTCCCGTACGCGGGCTCGGGCCGTTAA
- the rplI gene encoding 50S ribosomal protein L9, whose amino-acid sequence MSKLILTSEVSGLGSAGDVVEVRNGYARNYLIPQGFAVAWSRGGEKQVEQLRSARAARELATLEDAQALKARLESAPVKLSVKAGREGRLFGSVTTADVVAAVAAAGLGELDKRSVELTSPIKAIGEHEATARLREDVVAQLTLQVVAAK is encoded by the coding sequence ATGTCGAAGCTCATTCTCACGTCCGAGGTCTCCGGCCTCGGCTCGGCCGGTGACGTCGTCGAGGTCCGCAACGGCTACGCCCGGAACTACCTCATCCCCCAGGGCTTCGCGGTCGCGTGGTCCCGTGGCGGCGAGAAGCAGGTCGAGCAGCTCCGCTCCGCGCGCGCGGCGCGCGAGCTCGCCACCCTCGAGGACGCGCAGGCCCTCAAGGCCCGTCTCGAGTCCGCGCCCGTGAAGCTGTCGGTGAAGGCCGGCCGCGAGGGCCGCCTGTTCGGCTCGGTCACGACCGCCGACGTCGTCGCCGCGGTCGCGGCCGCCGGCCTCGGCGAGCTGGACAAGCGCTCCGTCGAGCTCACCTCGCCCATCAAGGCGATCGGCGAGCACGAGGCGACCGCGCGCCTGCGCGAGGACGTCGTCGCGCAGCTCACGCTGCAGGTCGTCGCCGCCAAGTAG